Proteins found in one Vulgatibacter sp. genomic segment:
- the sucC gene encoding ADP-forming succinate--CoA ligase subunit beta, whose amino-acid sequence MKIHEFQGKEIFRKYGVPTPRGFVATSPSEAEAAAKQLGTPVVVVKSQVHAGGRGKGTFQDSDGGRGVRLAKSSEQAKEFAEAMLGKTLVTIQTGPEGAKVHKLLVEEGLDIGRELYLGMTLDRETSRVTIMASTEGGMEIEEVAETHPEKILRVSIDPAVGFQAYQGRELAFGLGLEGPTVNKFVKFCGALAQVFENTDASIVEINPLVITKQGEVLALDAKVDFDDNALFRHQDLQSYRDPLEEDPREREAKEFDLAYISLTGNIGCMVNGAGLAMATMDIIQYCGGMPANFLDVGGGADAKKVTAAFKLILADPAVKAVFVNIFGGIMKCDVIADGVLTAAKEVGLQVPLIVRLEGTNVELGKKKFAESGMNIITADTMLEGAQKAVAAVKGAN is encoded by the coding sequence GTGAAGATCCACGAGTTCCAGGGCAAAGAGATCTTCCGGAAGTACGGCGTTCCGACGCCGCGCGGATTCGTGGCGACCTCGCCGAGCGAAGCCGAGGCGGCGGCGAAGCAGCTCGGTACGCCGGTGGTGGTGGTGAAGAGCCAGGTCCACGCGGGTGGCCGCGGCAAGGGCACCTTCCAGGACTCCGACGGCGGCCGCGGCGTGCGGCTCGCGAAGTCTTCGGAGCAGGCGAAGGAGTTCGCCGAGGCGATGCTCGGCAAGACCCTCGTAACCATCCAGACCGGGCCCGAGGGCGCGAAGGTCCACAAGCTCCTCGTGGAGGAGGGCCTCGACATCGGTCGTGAGCTCTACCTCGGCATGACCCTCGACCGCGAGACTTCGCGGGTGACGATCATGGCGTCCACCGAGGGCGGCATGGAGATCGAGGAGGTCGCCGAGACGCACCCGGAGAAGATCCTCCGCGTGTCGATCGACCCCGCCGTGGGCTTCCAGGCCTACCAGGGCCGCGAGCTCGCCTTCGGTCTCGGCCTCGAGGGCCCGACCGTGAACAAGTTCGTGAAGTTCTGCGGCGCGCTGGCCCAGGTCTTCGAGAACACCGACGCCTCGATCGTCGAGATCAACCCGCTCGTCATCACGAAGCAGGGTGAGGTCCTCGCCCTCGACGCCAAGGTCGACTTCGACGACAACGCGCTCTTCCGCCACCAGGATCTGCAGAGCTACCGCGATCCCCTCGAGGAGGATCCGCGCGAGCGCGAGGCGAAGGAGTTCGATCTCGCCTACATCAGCCTCACCGGCAACATCGGCTGCATGGTGAACGGCGCGGGCCTGGCGATGGCCACCATGGACATCATCCAGTACTGCGGCGGCATGCCCGCCAACTTCCTCGACGTGGGCGGCGGCGCCGACGCGAAGAAGGTCACCGCCGCGTTCAAGCTCATCCTCGCGGACCCCGCCGTGAAGGCCGTCTTCGTCAACATCTTCGGCGGCATCATGAAGTGCGACGTCATCGCCGACGGCGTGCTCACCGCTGCGAAGGAAGTGGGCCTGCAGGTGCCGCTGATCGTGCGCCTCGAAGGCACCAACGTCGAGCTCGGCAAGAAGAAGTTCGCCGAGAGCGGCATGAACATCATCACCGCCGACACGATGCTCGAGGGCGCGCAGAAGGCCGTCGCTGCAGTGAAGGGAGCCAACTAA